Proteins co-encoded in one Gopherus evgoodei ecotype Sinaloan lineage chromosome 4, rGopEvg1_v1.p, whole genome shotgun sequence genomic window:
- the LOC115651285 gene encoding olfactory receptor 1102-like, whose translation MAVNNHTTEATELIFVGLTENPTLETISFAFFLAIYTITLVGNLGIIMLIRIESRLHTPMYYFLSNLSFLDICYSSVTAPKTIVSFLEERKAISWAGCAAQLYFFLALGTTECFLLAVMAYDRDVAICNPLLYTIIMSPRVCVLLVAGSYIIGLLHSMVHTGFTFSLSFCGSKEINHFFCAITSLLSLSCSDTHTNELLIFNLGGLIEIITILSVLVSYIYILSTILRIPSTNRRWKTFSTCTSHLTAVTIFHGTILFLNFRSTSSYSLDQDKIFSVLYTLVIPMLNPLIYSLRNQDVKDALRALVKIKLFANKFNN comes from the coding sequence ATGGCTGTGAATAACCATACCACAGAGGCCACTGAATTAATTTTTGTGGGATTAACAGAAAACCCAACACTTGAGACTATCAGTTTTGCATTCTTTCTAGCTATTTATACCATCACGTTGGTGGGGAATCTTGGAATTATCATGTTAATTAGGATTGAATCTCggcttcacacccccatgtactatttcctcagTAATTTATCTTTCCTAGATATCTGTTACTCCTCTGTGACCGCACCCAAGACAATTGTGAGCTTCCTAGAGGAGAGAAAAGCCATCTCTTGGGCTGGCTGTGCAGCACAATTGTATTTCTTTTTAGCCCTGGGCACTACAGAATGTTTCCTCCTAGCTGTGATGGCCTATGATCGAGATGTGGCCATCTGTAACCCTCTGCTCTACACAATTATCATGTCCCCTAGAGTCTGTGTCTTACTGGTAGCTGGGTCATACATAATTGGCCTATTGCATTCCATGGTACACACAGGTTTCACATTCAGTTTGTCCTTCTGTGGATCTAAGGAGATAAATCATTTTTTCTGTGCTATTACATCATTGTTATCGCTCTCCTGCTCTGACACCCATACGAATGAACTCCTGATATTTAACCTTGGTGGACTAATTGAAATAATAACTATTCTATCAGTCTTGGTATCCTATATTTACATCCTCAGCACCATCCTCAGGATCCCCTCTACGAATAGAAGATGGAAAACCTTCAgcacctgcacctcccacctgACGGCTGTCACCATATTCCATGGGACAATTCTCTTCTTGAACTTCCGATCCACATCCAGTTACTCTTTGGACCAAGACAAAATATTCTCTGTATTGTATACCTTGGTGATCCCCATGctgaaccccctcatctacagcctgagaaaccaAGATGTGAAGGATGCCCTGAGAGCCTTAGTTAAGATAAAATTATTTGCCAATAAATTTAATAATTAA